The Alteromonas macleodii ATCC 27126 genome segment CCTTCTTACTTTTATGGTCACGCTATTTGCCGATACAGAACGATGAAAAAATCTTACCAAGTAGATCGTCTGACGTGAATTCACCGGTTATCTCACATAGTGCCTGGTGAGCCAAGCGCAATTCTTCAGCAAGCAACTCACCCGCCATAGCATCATGCAGTTGTTGTTCGCCAGTGCTTACATAACTGTAGGCTTGGTCGAGTGCATCTATGTGTCGTCTGCGCGCAATAAATTGACCTTCAGTTGTAGTATCGAAGCCCATGGTTTTGGCCAGATGTGCTTTTAGCGTGTCGACGCCGCTACCTTCTTTGGCTGATAGATTGATAACTGAGATATCACCTTGCTCGGTGGCAACTGTGCTTTGTCCAATATCTAAGGTACTAAGGTCGGCCTTGTTGCGAACTACGGTAACGGGGATGCCTTGTGGCAATCGGGCCATAAATTCTGGCCATATTTCATAAGGGTCGATAACAGCAGTTGCGGTAGAGTCTACAACGAATAATACGTGGTCAGCTTCATTGATAGCTTGCCACGCGCGCTCAATACCAATTTGTTCCACTTTATCTGGGCTTTCTCGAAGTCCTGCTGTGTCGATAATGTGCACCGGCATACCATCAATGTGAATATGCTCTTTAAGCACGTCTCGTGTGGTACCGGCTATATCGGTAACAATGGCGCTATCTCGTCCTGCCAGGGCGTTTAATAAGCTCGATTTACCGGCGTTAGGTCGCCCCGCAATCACCACCTGCATACCTTCGCGCAACAAGGTGCCTTGTTTAGCCTGTTCGCGCACTTTGGTTAAGCTTTGCATAATTGCGCTTAAGTCACCTGATACTTTCCCATCAGATAAGAAATCAATTTCTTCTTCAGGAAAATCGATGGCCGCCTCTACGTACATACGAAGATGCACGATTTGGTCAGATAGCGTTTGAATTTGTGTAGAAAACTCACCCTGTAGCGAGCGCAGCGCACTTTTTGCTGCCTGTTTAGAACTTGCATCAATCAAGTCGGCAATCGCCTCTGCTTGCGCAAGGTCTAATTTATCATTTAAAAAGGCTTGTTCACTGAATTCACCTGGATTGGCAAGCCGGGCATCGCCCGTTGCAAGCACGGCATCAATCAGCATGTCCATGACAACTTGACCGCCATGGCCCTGCAGTTCAAGTACATCTTCACCGGTAAATGAGTTAGGTCCTTTAAAAAACAGTGCTATGCCCTGGTCTATTACGCTGTTGTTAGCATCAACAAACGGCGTATAGGTCGCAAGACGTGGTGTTAGTGCGCTTGGTACTAAAGCCTCTGCGATGGCTTTAGCCTTAGGACCTGAAACACGTACTATACCTACGCCGCCACGACCGGGCGCTGTCGCTTGTGCGGTAATAGTGTCGGTAGAAAGGGTAAGTGATTCCATAATTAGTCGCGGAAGTTTTTAAATTGGAAAGGTTGGCCTAAGTTCGACTCTTTAACCAGTGAAATCACTTGCTGCAAATCATCACGCTTTTTACCTGTTACGCGAAGTTCTTCGCCTTGAATAGCCGTTTGCACTTTGATTTTGGCGTCTTTCACCAGCTTCACAATCTTCTTCGCCATCGGCTGCTCAATACCTTCTTTAAAGGTAATGGTCTGACGGTAAGTTTTACCGTGGGCATCGTAGGGTTTAACATCCATAGATGAAGTGTCGACGTTACGTTTAGACATCGCCGTTCTAAACATGCTTTCCATTTGCTGAAGTTGGAATTCAGCTTCAGCTTTCATGACCACGGTTTTTTCTTTGTACTCAAAGCTCGCGTCAATACCGCGAAAGTCGAAACGCGTTGATAGCTCACGGCTTGCGTTTTCAGTGGCGTTGCGTACTTCTTCCATGTTGATTTCAGAAACAATATCAAATGATGGCACAGGTTATTCCTCTTAAGACAAAACAGCCCGCATAGGCGGGCTGTATAATTCATTGATCAGCGTGTTATTTACTGCTGATGCCCCGCTTCTCCATTGAAGCATAAATCATTTTGGCTTGAACCAAGGTAATCACGTTACTGACTAGCCAGTATAGTACCAGACCTGCAGGGAACCACAGGAAGAATACACTCATTGCTACCGGCATCCATTGCATGATTTTCTGCTGCATTGGATCAGTAATGGTGGTTGGCTGAAGTTTTTGCAATAGGTACATACTTGCGCCAGTTAGAATTGGCAGCACAAAGTATGGGTCTTTTGTAGAAAGGTCAGTGATCCAAAGCACAAAGTCTGCATGGCGTAGTTCAACACTTTCCATCAGTACCCAGTAAAGCGCAAGGAAGATAGGCATTTGCAGAAGAAGAGGTAAGCAACCGCCCATTGGGTTTACTTTCTCTTTGCGGTAAAGCTCCATCATAGCTTGAGACATTTTTTGTCTGTCGTCGCCAAAACGGTCTTTTAGCTGCTGCATCTTAGGTGCTAAGTTGCGCATACGTGCCATTGACTCGTATTGCTTCTTAGTTAGCCAGTACATCGCGCCTTTCACTACAATAGTG includes the following:
- the mnmE gene encoding tRNA uridine-5-carboxymethylaminomethyl(34) synthesis GTPase MnmE, which codes for MESLTLSTDTITAQATAPGRGGVGIVRVSGPKAKAIAEALVPSALTPRLATYTPFVDANNSVIDQGIALFFKGPNSFTGEDVLELQGHGGQVVMDMLIDAVLATGDARLANPGEFSEQAFLNDKLDLAQAEAIADLIDASSKQAAKSALRSLQGEFSTQIQTLSDQIVHLRMYVEAAIDFPEEEIDFLSDGKVSGDLSAIMQSLTKVREQAKQGTLLREGMQVVIAGRPNAGKSSLLNALAGRDSAIVTDIAGTTRDVLKEHIHIDGMPVHIIDTAGLRESPDKVEQIGIERAWQAINEADHVLFVVDSTATAVIDPYEIWPEFMARLPQGIPVTVVRNKADLSTLDIGQSTVATEQGDISVINLSAKEGSGVDTLKAHLAKTMGFDTTTEGQFIARRRHIDALDQAYSYVSTGEQQLHDAMAGELLAEELRLAHQALCEITGEFTSDDLLGKIFSSFCIGK
- a CDS encoding YajQ family cyclic di-GMP-binding protein — its product is MPSFDIVSEINMEEVRNATENASRELSTRFDFRGIDASFEYKEKTVVMKAEAEFQLQQMESMFRTAMSKRNVDTSSMDVKPYDAHGKTYRQTITFKEGIEQPMAKKIVKLVKDAKIKVQTAIQGEELRVTGKKRDDLQQVISLVKESNLGQPFQFKNFRD